Below is a genomic region from Neoarius graeffei isolate fNeoGra1 chromosome 12, fNeoGra1.pri, whole genome shotgun sequence.
GAGATTTAATACTGAATATCATCAGGCCATATAAATATTGGCAGAACTTTATagcattaaagaaaaaaaaaagtcttcttcAGATGAGAGTGATTTTATACAATGGATAAATATATTCAGAGAATTCTCATGGAAACTGTTTCTCTGTGCACCAATggtatattattaaaaaaatgttccagtgtatgAAACATAAGCACAGTTATGACAGCTTCAGGTCTTTTACAGTTTGGAAACCTTCATCTATTTTCAGAGAAAGATGCAAATCTAAACAGGCGGTGTGGGATAGAGACCAGATGTGTCTGCACTAAGCATGATCCAACGTATgtgctattggaaaaaaaaagcctcagGAAGATTAGCATCTCTGAAGGGTTATATACACAAAAGTAAAAGATACTATACAGTTTGTTCACTGTTATCTTCTATGGCTTAGGATTATAGAGCTTGGAAATGCTTTGAAATTTGTTTTTGGCTTAAGTATAAACTCATAGGTTGGCTTTTCTTAGAAATGTTCTTACAAGGCCACCTTAGTTTAAGGGCATCCAGGGAAAACAACATAGCCAAGACTGAGCTGTTTGAATTGGATGAAGATAGGGTAGTTTTGGGAGGAATTTTACAATGGTACACTTTAACTCAAAGCAGAGAGGCTTCGAATGAACTCAGATCTGGGAGAAATGGTAACTGAGGGTTGATTTGATTTACAGACAggggaaaaagtttgagaacaaaAGCAGTCATTGCTTTGTCTGGCTGCTGACCATGGGCACCTCTACAGTTTCTGAACTTCATCTTAATTGCTTCACAAACCCTGTTTGTCATTTAATCTTTTTATGgggcattttatttctcatttcatCTAGTGTAAATGTGATACAATAGTTATTCATTAAAAAATATGAAATGTGAAACCAAGTCAAGCATACAGTTAAACCTGCAAGCTGGTGAAAGAAAGGATGTGGAAGTAATTCCCCATTGTACAGACATGGAAACATTTGTTGGAGAGCTTTAACAGTAAGGCAGAGTTTAGGTCCTTTGAAGAGAAAGATTTATTTTTTTGATGGGACTTTTGGAGGAGAGTTGTGGTCTTTATTGAGAATGAAAGAACAGACACAGACTGTCCCTGCTATGTAAAATAAAAGGACCTGTGTCTTCTAATGATATTCAAGTTTATGAGGCTGCTTCTGATCCAAGACAAAAAAGATATCTAATGCACAGTATGATCCTGCTTTATGGTTTTCTCCCTCCAGACTGAATCCGATAACCATCACTTTTAATTCTCTCTTCATAAAATGCTTCATACATTTAAATGTGCATTGGCAAAATGCAAagtcatttaaaaataaaaaaacaagcaATGAAACAATGAAATGAAACGATGTGTGTAATAAAGTTTAATAAGACAGCATGATCTGTACCAATTTATGTGCCATatgttttgaacacattttcatttaAACTTCTTAAAagaaattaataaaattaaaaaagtaaaataagaatgcaaatgcaaataaaaacatAGGGAAAGAAATAAACCTGCTGCAAAATGACAGCAAAGCTTTCCAAGCATACAGACAAATTTGTGATTATGATAGATGAGTTGGAGGTAGAGTAGGGGGGCTTGTTAGTGGGGCTACAAACTATTTCCTTAAACAGTCTTATGAAAACCATACGGCACCAGAGAAAACCACAAGCCAAAATCCAGCCCCCCCCCAAACTCCTCACACACTTACTCACTCATTACCCGCCCCCTCTTCCAAAAACATACGTCCGTACCCTCCCTCACTGTCTTTCTTTTGCAGACAGGCTGCAGACAAAAGTGCTGAGACCAGAGCTTTAAGGGCTCTCACGACCAGTTGCAAAAATTAAGTAAAGGCTGAAAGAAGGTAACACAAAAGACAAAAGAAGAAAACAAGATGCCAGTTGAACAAAGGATGGATGCAGAAGCAGAGGAAGGCCGGTTTCTGAGAAGGATGTGCTCTGCTGCATACCTTTTTCTTTTCCTTACAATGCTATTGATTTGCCTGCCTCAGGGAATTTTGGGTCAATACTTGCAGGAGCAGGATGGTTTGTGCAATGCTGAGGGATGCTACTCAGTTCACCTCCAACGCAAGAGCTTCCGGGAGTCCTGGAGAAGTTGCAAGGATAGAGGGGGCAATCTGGCTGTGGTGAAACGACGAGAAGATGTAGCATTGATCCAAGACCTGCTGAATACTGGGGAGCGTCACGGTCCTCGCCCCAAGCTCAGGTTCTGGatcggtctccagaggcagcctcGACAGTGCTCAGCCACACGTCCTCTGAGGGGCTTTACCTGGATCACAGGAGATCAAGACACAGAGTACACTAACTGGCAACGTGAGGAATTACCAGGTGCATGTACTGCCCTTCGTTGTGTGGTCATTACCTACAACACTACAGACAAGAGTAACAATGACCAGAACAACTTTAAGTGGCTGGATGGttcatgcatgcttgctgtggatgGTTTCTTGTGTCACTACACATACCGAGGGATGTGTCCAGCTCTGCAGAGTGAAGGAAAGGGACCTGCACGCTACATCACACCTTTCAACCTCCTCAGTACCTTGCTCTCCCATATCCCCTACGGATCTGTGGCCACTCTATCTTGTCCAGACATCATCAAAGGAGATCAGTCAGTGCTCTGTATGCTacatgaggatggaagagttggaTGGTCCAAGGATGCACCTCTTTGCTCCGATGCTCCAACGGACTGGTGTGAGGAGGACAATGGAGGTTGTGAGCACTACTGTGTGAATGCAGAATCACACTATTACTGTGAGTGCTCAGAGGAATTCAAGATAGGAGACGATGGGCAAAGCTGCGAGCCTTTGGATCCATGTCACAATGCTGACTGTGAGTTTGACTGTGAGCCAAGTCCTGGGGGATACCGCTGCAAGTGTCCAGAGGGGTACCTCCTTTCACAAGATGGTCTAAATTGCATTGATATTGATGAGTGCTCACAAAATCCATGTCCCCAAGTCTG
It encodes:
- the cd248b gene encoding endosialin yields the protein MPVEQRMDAEAEEGRFLRRMCSAAYLFLFLTMLLICLPQGILGQYLQEQDGLCNAEGCYSVHLQRKSFRESWRSCKDRGGNLAVVKRREDVALIQDLLNTGERHGPRPKLRFWIGLQRQPRQCSATRPLRGFTWITGDQDTEYTNWQREELPGACTALRCVVITYNTTDKSNNDQNNFKWLDGSCMLAVDGFLCHYTYRGMCPALQSEGKGPARYITPFNLLSTLLSHIPYGSVATLSCPDIIKGDQSVLCMLHEDGRVGWSKDAPLCSDAPTDWCEEDNGGCEHYCVNAESHYYCECSEEFKIGDDGQSCEPLDPCHNADCEFDCEPSPGGYRCKCPEGYLLSQDGLNCIDIDECSQNPCPQVCVNAPGTFECRCSEGYRLSEFGECLDVDECNEGKCEHSCENSPGSYICLCHDGFSSVPDEPERCEDIDECQLTDICEQICDNYEGGFECSCEAGYELQQDHYSCLPIEDTAEYYTTVEPVHPTTLVWDDPGNAPDIVTDNIPLEWLTELPTGLDWFTDIAQEDDITSPEPGWTEQTPNSPASDRFKDATTSNIPADSNANHEITQWLDESRILSQGEDHLPSTFPPKWKEDADGITPLTHQILEDTLPSASSQGQNPGGKKKHDRSWLLVALLVPLCVFIVVMLALGIVYCTSCAVEPHNKNVTDCYSWTTNSKPSESKAAKSQA